One Elgaria multicarinata webbii isolate HBS135686 ecotype San Diego chromosome 6, rElgMul1.1.pri, whole genome shotgun sequence DNA segment encodes these proteins:
- the POLK gene encoding DNA polymerase kappa isoform X1, translating into MENENKGNASSREGLLLRMGLNDNKAGMQGLDKEKINKIIMEASKGSKFYENELKKDQQVNRRIEKMLKLKNKITDQQIIKAQLQMDKLAMELDQSRDLSCTIVHIDMDAFYAAVEMRDNPELKDKPIAVGSLSMLSTSNYLARRFGVRAAMPGFIAKKLCPNLTIVPLNFKKYEEVSKEVREILAKYDPHYMPMGLDEAYLNITEYLEERKNWDEGKRRYFIKTSNSALAGKQNIITCNESKLSEEVHSCSPVLFDDDTLINKHSVDSSLLHLEEEKHQQSITEIKSVVFGISAEEVVEEIRFRIEQKTRLTASAGIAPNMMLAKMCSDQNKPNGQYRITPERDTVMNFIKDLPIRKVPGIGKVTEKMLKALGIVTCTELYQQRALISLLFSETSWRNFLEISLGLGSTHLERDGERKSMSTERTFNEITAAAEQYKLCQDLCSDLAQDLKKEGLKARTVTLKLKNVNFEVKTRASTILSAVSTEEEIFAVAKELLRSEIEGVSPQPLRLRLMGIRVSGFLNEDEKKYQQKSIVNFLEPGKQVSASRLFFRKSVEENFPKGPEKESFFNKKRATRKQANPETSSSEPSKKQNLPEMTPDEQGKDNEHQIFICPVCFEKHPDRTLEEFNRHIDKCLSGTLEKDNAEITNSSKSWENTTNLFLDREKKECEKNKTCKPWVEVQSTDVVDYATSSSTDIFPMPQDNEKITDSGNSLSSDFVFDINAKQDFSSNVLLMGKKEYFEESSCSEINLPCFSDATESNILVCPVCNLEQETKDLTLFNRHVDVCLNKGIIKQLTENSKSVGILDRGQHGTNSTIGTKRSGTMAPQSTSKKAKSNNSKGTIEAFFK; encoded by the exons ATGGAAAATGAGAATAAAGGTAATGCCTCTTCCAGAGAGGGACTTCTGCTTAGAATGGGCCTCAATGATAACAAAGCTGGAATGCAAGGGCTGGATAAAGAGAAGATCAACAAAATCATAATGGAAGCCTCCAAG GGTTCTAAATTTTATGAAAATGAACTTAAGAAAGATCAACAAGTTAACAGACGAATTGAAAAAATGCTGAAACtcaaaaataaaatcacagaCCAACAAAtcataaaagcacaattacag ATGGATAAGCTTGCAATGGAATTGGATCAGAGCCGTGATCTTAGCTGTACTATTGTACATATTGATATGGATGCCTTTTATGCTGCTGTAGAAATGAGAGACAATCCTGAATTGAAGGACAAGCCCATAGCAGTGGGATCATTGAGTATGTTG TCTACTTCAAATTATCTTGCTAGAAGATTTGGGGTACGTGCAGCCATGCCTGGATTTATTGCTAAGAAACTCTGCCCAAATCTTACTATAGTGCCATTAAACTTTAAGAAATATGAAGAAGTAAGTAAAGAG GTTAGGGAAATACTAGCCAAATATGATCCTCACTATATGCCCATGGGTCTTGATGAAGCCTACTTGAATATAACAGAgtacttagaagaaagaaagaactgggaTGAAGGAAAAAGAAGGTATTTCATCAAAACATCCAACTCTGCTCTAGCTG GCAAGCAGAATATAATTACGTGCAATGAATCAAAGTTGAGTGAAGAGGTGCATTCCTGTTCACCAGTCTTGTTTGATGATGATACTCTGATAAATAAGCATTCAGTGGACTCTTCTCTGCTGCATTTGGAAGAAGAGAAACATCAACAATCAATAACTGAAATAAAATCAGTTGTCTTTGGAATATCTGCTGAGGAAGTTGTGGAGGAAATTCGCTTTAGGATTGAACAAAAAACAAGGCTGACTGCCAGTGCAG gCATCGCTCCAAATATGATGTTGGCAAAAATGTGCAGTGATCAAAATAAACCTAATGGTCAATACAGAATCACCCCAGAAAGAGATACTGTGATGAATTTCATCAAAGATTTACCCATTAGAAAG GTGCCTGGCATAGGAAAAGTAACAGAGAAAATGCTCAAAGCTTTGGGAATTGTGACTTGCACAGAACTTTACCAACAGAGGGCACTGATTTCTCTCCTCTTCTCTGAAACATCTTGGCGTAACTTCTTGGAAATCTCTCTTGGTTTGggttcaacacatttggagag ggatggggaaagaaaaagTATGAGTACTGAAAG GACATTTAATGAAATAACTGCAGCAGCAGAACAATACAAATTGTGTCAAGACCTTTGCAGTGATCTTGCTCAGGATTTGAAAAAGGAAGGACTTAAA gcTAGAACTGTAACTTTAAAGTTGAAGAATGTAAACTTTGAAGTGAAGACAAGAGCTTCTACAATACTGTCTGCAGTTTCTACTGAAGAAGAAATATTTGCTGTTGCTAAAGAGTTGCTTAGATCAGAAATAGAGGGTGTCAGTCCACAACCTTTACGCCTAAGACTGATGG GTATACGAGTATCAGGTTTTCTAAATGAAGATGAAAAGAAATATCAACAAAAGAGCATTGTTAATTTCTTAGAGCCAGGAAAACAAGTCAGTGCTTCTAGGCTCTTTTTTAGGAAATCTGTTGAGGAAAATTTTCCAAAAGGACCCGAGAAAGAAAGTTTTTTCAATAAAAAACGAGCTACAAGAAAGCAAGCCAATCCAGAAACTTCTTCAAGTGAGCCTTCAAAGAAGCAGAATCTACCAGAGATGACACCAGATGAACAAGGAAAGGATAATGAGCACCAGATCTTCATTTGTCCTGTTTGTTTTGAAAAGCATCCAGATAGGACTTTAGAGGAATTTAATAGGCATATTGACAAGTGCCTTAGTGGAACATTAGAAAAAGATAATGCGGAAATTACAAATAGCAGCAAATCATGGGAGAATACAACCAATCTGTTTTTGGACCGGGAAAAGAAAGAatgtgaaaaaaataaaacatgtaaGCCATGGGTTGAAGTGCAATCAACAGATGTAGTTGATTATGCTACCAGTAGTAGCACAGATATTTTTCCTATGCCTCAAGATAATGAAAAAATTACTGATAGTGGAAATAGCCTTTCTAGTGACTTTGTATTTGATATAAATGCAAAACAGGACTTTTCTTCTAATGTCTTGTTAATGGGGAAAAAAGAATATTTTGAAGAGTCCAGTTGTTCAGAAATCAATTTGCCATGTTTTTCTGATGCTACTGAAAGCAACATTTTAGTTTGTCCAGTCTGCAACTTAGAACAAGAAACAAAGGATCTTACATTGTTTAATAGGCATGTGGATGTTTGTTTAAACAAAGGCATTATCAAGCAGTTGACAGAAAATTCAAAAAGCGTGG GAATCTTGGATAGAGGGCAACATGGTACAAACTCAACAATAGGAACAAAACG GTCTGGAACAATGGCTCCACAGTCAACATCCAAAAAAGCCAAGTCAAACAATTCTAAGGGCACTATAgaagcatttttcaaatga
- the POLK gene encoding DNA polymerase kappa isoform X2: MENENKGNASSREGLLLRMGLNDNKAGMQGLDKEKINKIIMEASKGSKFYENELKKDQQVNRRIEKMLKLKNKITDQQIIKAQLQMDKLAMELDQSRDLSCTIVHIDMDAFYAAVEMRDNPELKDKPIAVGSLSMLSTSNYLARRFGVRAAMPGFIAKKLCPNLTIVPLNFKKYEEVREILAKYDPHYMPMGLDEAYLNITEYLEERKNWDEGKRRYFIKTSNSALAGKQNIITCNESKLSEEVHSCSPVLFDDDTLINKHSVDSSLLHLEEEKHQQSITEIKSVVFGISAEEVVEEIRFRIEQKTRLTASAGIAPNMMLAKMCSDQNKPNGQYRITPERDTVMNFIKDLPIRKVPGIGKVTEKMLKALGIVTCTELYQQRALISLLFSETSWRNFLEISLGLGSTHLERDGERKSMSTERTFNEITAAAEQYKLCQDLCSDLAQDLKKEGLKARTVTLKLKNVNFEVKTRASTILSAVSTEEEIFAVAKELLRSEIEGVSPQPLRLRLMGIRVSGFLNEDEKKYQQKSIVNFLEPGKQVSASRLFFRKSVEENFPKGPEKESFFNKKRATRKQANPETSSSEPSKKQNLPEMTPDEQGKDNEHQIFICPVCFEKHPDRTLEEFNRHIDKCLSGTLEKDNAEITNSSKSWENTTNLFLDREKKECEKNKTCKPWVEVQSTDVVDYATSSSTDIFPMPQDNEKITDSGNSLSSDFVFDINAKQDFSSNVLLMGKKEYFEESSCSEINLPCFSDATESNILVCPVCNLEQETKDLTLFNRHVDVCLNKGIIKQLTENSKSVGILDRGQHGTNSTIGTKRSGTMAPQSTSKKAKSNNSKGTIEAFFK; encoded by the exons ATGGAAAATGAGAATAAAGGTAATGCCTCTTCCAGAGAGGGACTTCTGCTTAGAATGGGCCTCAATGATAACAAAGCTGGAATGCAAGGGCTGGATAAAGAGAAGATCAACAAAATCATAATGGAAGCCTCCAAG GGTTCTAAATTTTATGAAAATGAACTTAAGAAAGATCAACAAGTTAACAGACGAATTGAAAAAATGCTGAAACtcaaaaataaaatcacagaCCAACAAAtcataaaagcacaattacag ATGGATAAGCTTGCAATGGAATTGGATCAGAGCCGTGATCTTAGCTGTACTATTGTACATATTGATATGGATGCCTTTTATGCTGCTGTAGAAATGAGAGACAATCCTGAATTGAAGGACAAGCCCATAGCAGTGGGATCATTGAGTATGTTG TCTACTTCAAATTATCTTGCTAGAAGATTTGGGGTACGTGCAGCCATGCCTGGATTTATTGCTAAGAAACTCTGCCCAAATCTTACTATAGTGCCATTAAACTTTAAGAAATATGAAGAA GTTAGGGAAATACTAGCCAAATATGATCCTCACTATATGCCCATGGGTCTTGATGAAGCCTACTTGAATATAACAGAgtacttagaagaaagaaagaactgggaTGAAGGAAAAAGAAGGTATTTCATCAAAACATCCAACTCTGCTCTAGCTG GCAAGCAGAATATAATTACGTGCAATGAATCAAAGTTGAGTGAAGAGGTGCATTCCTGTTCACCAGTCTTGTTTGATGATGATACTCTGATAAATAAGCATTCAGTGGACTCTTCTCTGCTGCATTTGGAAGAAGAGAAACATCAACAATCAATAACTGAAATAAAATCAGTTGTCTTTGGAATATCTGCTGAGGAAGTTGTGGAGGAAATTCGCTTTAGGATTGAACAAAAAACAAGGCTGACTGCCAGTGCAG gCATCGCTCCAAATATGATGTTGGCAAAAATGTGCAGTGATCAAAATAAACCTAATGGTCAATACAGAATCACCCCAGAAAGAGATACTGTGATGAATTTCATCAAAGATTTACCCATTAGAAAG GTGCCTGGCATAGGAAAAGTAACAGAGAAAATGCTCAAAGCTTTGGGAATTGTGACTTGCACAGAACTTTACCAACAGAGGGCACTGATTTCTCTCCTCTTCTCTGAAACATCTTGGCGTAACTTCTTGGAAATCTCTCTTGGTTTGggttcaacacatttggagag ggatggggaaagaaaaagTATGAGTACTGAAAG GACATTTAATGAAATAACTGCAGCAGCAGAACAATACAAATTGTGTCAAGACCTTTGCAGTGATCTTGCTCAGGATTTGAAAAAGGAAGGACTTAAA gcTAGAACTGTAACTTTAAAGTTGAAGAATGTAAACTTTGAAGTGAAGACAAGAGCTTCTACAATACTGTCTGCAGTTTCTACTGAAGAAGAAATATTTGCTGTTGCTAAAGAGTTGCTTAGATCAGAAATAGAGGGTGTCAGTCCACAACCTTTACGCCTAAGACTGATGG GTATACGAGTATCAGGTTTTCTAAATGAAGATGAAAAGAAATATCAACAAAAGAGCATTGTTAATTTCTTAGAGCCAGGAAAACAAGTCAGTGCTTCTAGGCTCTTTTTTAGGAAATCTGTTGAGGAAAATTTTCCAAAAGGACCCGAGAAAGAAAGTTTTTTCAATAAAAAACGAGCTACAAGAAAGCAAGCCAATCCAGAAACTTCTTCAAGTGAGCCTTCAAAGAAGCAGAATCTACCAGAGATGACACCAGATGAACAAGGAAAGGATAATGAGCACCAGATCTTCATTTGTCCTGTTTGTTTTGAAAAGCATCCAGATAGGACTTTAGAGGAATTTAATAGGCATATTGACAAGTGCCTTAGTGGAACATTAGAAAAAGATAATGCGGAAATTACAAATAGCAGCAAATCATGGGAGAATACAACCAATCTGTTTTTGGACCGGGAAAAGAAAGAatgtgaaaaaaataaaacatgtaaGCCATGGGTTGAAGTGCAATCAACAGATGTAGTTGATTATGCTACCAGTAGTAGCACAGATATTTTTCCTATGCCTCAAGATAATGAAAAAATTACTGATAGTGGAAATAGCCTTTCTAGTGACTTTGTATTTGATATAAATGCAAAACAGGACTTTTCTTCTAATGTCTTGTTAATGGGGAAAAAAGAATATTTTGAAGAGTCCAGTTGTTCAGAAATCAATTTGCCATGTTTTTCTGATGCTACTGAAAGCAACATTTTAGTTTGTCCAGTCTGCAACTTAGAACAAGAAACAAAGGATCTTACATTGTTTAATAGGCATGTGGATGTTTGTTTAAACAAAGGCATTATCAAGCAGTTGACAGAAAATTCAAAAAGCGTGG GAATCTTGGATAGAGGGCAACATGGTACAAACTCAACAATAGGAACAAAACG GTCTGGAACAATGGCTCCACAGTCAACATCCAAAAAAGCCAAGTCAAACAATTCTAAGGGCACTATAgaagcatttttcaaatga